One part of the Streptomyces lienomycini genome encodes these proteins:
- a CDS encoding heat shock protein transcriptional repressor HspR — protein MDGRRRNPYELTEDTPVYVISVAAQLSGLHPQTLRQYDRLGLVSPDRTAGRGRRYSARDIDLLRQVQQLSQDEGINLAGIKRIIELENQVAALQARAAELADALDGAATAMRQREAAVHASYRRDLVPYQEVQQTSALVVWRPKRHGQASD, from the coding sequence ATGGACGGTCGTCGACGCAACCCGTATGAACTGACCGAGGACACCCCGGTCTACGTCATCTCGGTGGCGGCCCAGCTCTCCGGCCTGCACCCGCAGACCCTGCGCCAGTACGACCGCCTCGGCCTGGTCTCCCCCGACCGCACGGCGGGCCGCGGCCGCCGCTACTCGGCCCGCGACATCGACCTGCTCCGACAGGTGCAGCAGTTGTCGCAGGACGAGGGCATCAACCTGGCCGGAATCAAGCGCATCATCGAACTGGAGAACCAGGTCGCCGCGCTCCAGGCCAGGGCGGCCGAGCTGGCCGACGCCCTCGACGGCGCGGCGACGGCGATGCGTCAACGGGAGGCGGCGGTGCACGCGTCGTACCGCCGTGACCTGGTCCCCTACCAAGAGGTACAGCAGACCAGCGCCCTGGTGGTCTGGCGGCCCAAGCGGCACGGCCAGGCCTCGGACTGA